The nucleotide window CCGACGCCGCCCAGGTACGGACCCTCCTGCCGGAGCGTTCCGACAGCCTGGTGCTCGTCACCGCCCGCGAACCGCTCGACCTGCCCGGCTCCGTCCCCGCCTGGGTGCACCAGCTACCCGTCGGCGGTCTGGACGCGGCGGGCGCCGAGGAACTGCTGCGCGAGGTGGCCGACGAGGAGGAGGGCCGGCCGTACGACCACCCGTCCACGAACCGCGTCGTCGAGTTGTGCGGCGGGCTGCCGCTGGCCCTGCGCATGGCGGGCTCGTCGCTCGGCACCCGTACGCGCGGCGCCCTCGCCGCCGACCTCGGCGCCTACGGGCCCGTCGCACCGGCCGAGCGGGCCATGTGGCTGCGTTACACCGACCAGTCCGAGCAGGCGAGACGGCTGCTGCGGCGGCTCGCTCTCGCGGGCCGGGCGAGCCTGGGCGCGGCGGCGGCCGCCGCGCTGCTGGCCACCGACGAGCAGCAGGCCGAGCGGCTGCTGTCCGCACTCGCCCGGTCCGGTCTCCTCTCCCACGTACGCGGCTCGCGCTACCGGCTGCACGATCTCGTACGGGGCTTCGCCCTGGCACGCCTGCTCGACGAGGAGGAACCGGCCGAGCGCACGACCGCCCAGGAGCGGCTGATCCAGAGTTACGCGGAGCTCGCGGACGCGGTGATCCGCATGGTCGACGGCAAGATGTCCACTCGTGCCGGGCAGTTCGGCGCCCACGGATTCAGCTCGCTGGACGCCGCCCTGCGCTGGCTGGACGACGAATCGAGCTTCATCACCTCGGCGCTGCGGCACGCGGAGGACGTCGACCAGGGCGCGGTGCTCCACCTCCTCGGCGCGCTGTGCGACTACTGCCTGCTGCGCGGCGATCTCTACCGGCTCGGCGAGATCAGCGAGCTGACCCAGGCCGTGGACAAGGGGCTCCTGGAACGGTCCGTCCAGTGGCGTACGGGCATCGCGGCCAGGCAGCTCGGCGAGCTCGACAAGGCCCGCACCACGCTGTCCTCCGTCGTCGGCCTGTACCGCGAGGCCCAGAACGACGCGGGCGCGGCACTGGCCCTCTGCTCGCTGGGCATCACCCTGCACCACCAGGGCAATCTCACGGAGGCGTCGGCGCGGCTGCGTGAGGCGCTCGCCATGCAGGCGTCCGAGGAGCAGGCCGAGGACCGGGCGTGGTCCCTGCACGCCCTGGCGGCGGTCGAGCGGGACCGGGCCAATCTGGCGGAGGCCCTCACCCTGCTCGACATGGCGCTGCGGCTGCACCGGGCGGGCGAGTCCCTGCACGGCGAGGCATGGTCGCACTTCCAGCTCGGCCAGGTCTGCCTGCGCATGGGCGAGGTGGCGCGGGCGGAGGACGAGCTGCGGACCGCGCTCGACCTCTACGGGCGCACCCGGGACGAACGCGGTACGGCCTGGGCCCTGACCCAGCTGGCCCGCGCCCGGCTCCTGGACGGCGACCCCGCGCCCGCGGTGGAGCAGTTGCGCCTGGCCCTGTCGCGGCACCGGGACAACGAGGACGCGCGGGGCGAGGCGTGGACGCGGTACTACCTGGGCCAGGCACTGGAGGAGACCGGCGACACCGACGAGGCGGTACGTGAGCTGGAACTGGCGCGCACGATGTTCTCCCGGATGCGCGACGTCTACGGGCTGGCGTGCGCCCGTCACCACTCGGGGCGGGTGACCCGCGACCAGCGGGCGGCGCGCACCGGCAACCTCCGCAACTCGGGCTTCGCCCGGCAGCTCCTGGTGGACGCGAGGGCGGACTTCCGGCGTATCGGTGTCGCCCACGGGGAGGGGTGGACCTGTCTGGAGCTGGCACTGATCGACGCGGGCAACAGCAGGGCGGGGCAGGCGCTGGCGCTGTGCGACGAGGCGGTCGGGCTGTTCACCTCGTACGGGGACGACCGCGGCGCCGACTGGGCCCGCTTCCTGCGGTGCACGCTGCTGCCGTACGCGTCGCCGGGCGGCAGTGAGGTGGGGACCGCGGTGGCGCAGCAGGAACTGGCGGAGCTGCTGGCCTCGGGGCACCCCCGGCGGGACCCGAAGGTGGAGGACTGCGCGGAGTCGTTCGCCGTGATCCTGAACCGGGGGGTGGACCTCGAGGACGGCTGGCAGGCGTGGCGCCTGGGCCTGACACCGGCCCGGCACGCGCGGGAGGTCATGGGCGTTCCGCTGGGCGGGGCCGTGTGATCGGGGGTGTCCTCGAACGCCGGACGGGCCGGCCCGGGGTGCGGCGGCCCATGGCTGCCCCGTGGCTGCCCCTGGGGGGTGACCAAGGGGCCCCCGGGTACGAGTGCGGCACCCCTGGCATCTGTCCGTGCCCGTGCCACCGGGGGTGCGGATGGCCGCGATACGTGGGGGCCCGCCCGGCCCACCACGGGCCGGGCGGGTGCGCCTACTTGCCGGTGCCGGTCCGGGTGGAGCCCGAGACCGCCGGTTCCGTGTCCGGCTCCGGCTCCTCCTCGAAGTCGACCTTGCCCATGTGGCGGTTCATCGACTTCATCAGCAGCCAGACAGCCACGGCGAGGGCCGCGAAGACGAGGAAGCCGAGGACTCCGGGAGTCACCTTGTTGTCGTCGACCTCCTTGGCGAGAGGGACGAGGTGGGTCAGTGCCTGGGTCGCGTACATATCAGGCATTGTCGCGGATGCCCGCGAAGAGGTCGCTCTCGGGGAGGGAGGTATCGACCAGAGACTTCGCCAGCTCGTACTCCTCGGTCGGCCAGACCTCGCGCTGGACGTCCATCGGAACGCGGAACCAGCCGCCCTCCGGGTCGATCTGCGTCGCGTGCGCGATCAGTGCCTTGTCACGGATCTCGAAGAACTCGTCACACGGGACGAACGTGGTCAGCGTCCGCTCCTCGCGTACGAACTCCTTCCAGCGCTCCAGCCACTCGCCGTACGGGGACTCCAGCCCCCGGGCCAGCAGCGCCTCGTGGAGGGCGACCGTGCGCGGCCGGTTGAAGCCCTGGTTGTAGTAGAGCTTCTGCGGCGTCCACGCCGGGCCGAACGCCGGCTCGGGGAACCGCTCGGTGTCCGAGGCCCCGTCGAACGCGATCATCGTGATCGTGTGGGTCTTGATGTGGTCGGGGTGCGGGTACCCCCCGTTCTCGTCGTACGTGGTGACGACCTGCGGCCGGAACGCACGGATCTTCGCGACGAGACGCCCCGCCGCCGTCTCGTCGTCCTCCAGTGCGAAGCAGCCCTCGGGCAGCGGCGGCAGTGGGTCGCCCTCCGGCAGACCCGAGTCGACGAAGCCGAGCCACTCCTGCTCGACACCCAGGATCTCCCGGGCCTCGTCCATTTCCTTCTTGCGTACCTCGTGGATGTTCTCCTCGATGTACGCGTCCCCCTGGAGCTTCGGATTCAGGATGGAGCCCCGTTCGCCCCCGGTGCAGGTCACGACCAGCACGTCCACCCCCTCGGACACGTACTTGGCCATGGTGGCGGCGCCCTTGCTCGACTCGTCGTCGGGGTGGGCGTGCACGGCCATCAGGCGCAGCTGCTCAGTCAAGACTCGATCCTCAGTAATTGGTCGCCAACAGGGTGCCGTCCCACAGGGACGTCGATGCCGGGGTGGCGGTCGGGTGGCGGGTGGGCGGCTTCTATAGTGACCGAACCGGGGGGCGGAAAATTCCTCGATCCCCGGCACGGGAGGAACGATCATGACTGCGGTACGCGAGGCGGGACCCGACGGGCGCTACGGCCGGTCCGAGGACCAGCGCGCCGACCGCAAGCTCAAGATCACCGGTGCCGTCCTGGGCGCCGCGCTGGTGGGTGTGATCGTCTGGATCGGAGTCGACTACGTCGGCGGCCAGGGGATCAGCGCCGAGCTCATCAAGTCCAAGGTCGTCTCGGACGACCGGGCCGAGGCCCATCTCGAAGTCCGTAAGGACCGGGACGGCGGCGGTTACTGCACGCTGCGCGCGCTGAGCGAGGACGGCAACGAGGTCGCTCGTAAGGATTTCCGCTTCGACGAGCGCACGGACCGGATCGACGAGGTCGTCTCCCTGCGTACGACGGCGAGGGCCACCGCGGTCGAGCTGATGGCCTGCACCGCGGACGGCGGGGCGTCGCGCTGACCGGCCGGTCCGGCTCGTATGCGATTTACCTTCTCCCCCTTTTCCTGGGGAATTGTTAGGCTCGTGGTTTCGCCCACCCGTGGACGCACATGCTTCTGGGTAGGGCGATGCTTTGTATTCCCAGTACCGACGAGGAGCACCCTGTGACCCAGACCAGCGACAACGTCACCTGGCTCACGCCGGAGGCGTACAACCAGCTCAAGGCCGAGCTGGACCACCTGTCGGGTCCCGCGCGCACGGAGATCACCGTAAAGATCGCGGCGGCCCGTGAGGAAGGTGACCTCCGGGAGAACGGCGGGTACCACGCGGCCAAGGAGGAGCAGGGCAAGATGGAGCTCCGGGTGCGCCAGCTGACGCAGCTCCTGGAGCACGCCAAGGTCGGCGAGGCCCCTGCCGACGACGGCGTCGTCGAGCCCGGCATGATCGTGACGATCGCCTTCGACGGTGACCCGGACGACACCCTGGAGTTCCTGCTCGCCTCCCGCGAGTACGCGAGCTCGGACCTCGAGACGTACTCTCCGCAGTCCCCGCTCGGCACGGGCGTCAACGGCAAGCGGATGGGCGAGGACGCGGAGTACGAGCTGCCGAACGGCAAGATCGCCAGGGTGAAGATTCTCGCGGCGAAGCCCTACAAGGGCTGAGCTGCCCTCATCCGAAAGAAGTGGGCCCCGGCCGTGCGTGCACGGCCGGGGCCCACCGGTATGTCCGGGGTCAGACGGTCGCCGAGCGGTACTTGCGGACGGCGAGGGTCCGGAACACCAGGATGATCACGACGGACCAGAGCAGGGACGCCAGGACCGGGTGCTGCATCGGCCAGGCGTCGGACGGCGACACGCCAGGGTTGCCGAACAGTTCACGGCACGCCTGCACGGTCGCGCTGAACGGGTTCCACTCCGCGATCGGCTGGAGCCAGCCCGCCATGTTCTCGGTGGGCACGAAGGCGTTCGAAATGAAGGTGACCGGGAACAGCCAGATGAGACCGCCCGAGGTGGCCGCTTCCGGGGTCCGGACGGACAGCCCGATCAGGGCGCCGATCCACGAAAAGGCGTAGCCGAGCAGGAGCAGGAGGGCGAAGGCCCCCAGAGCCTTGGGGATGCCCTCATGGATGCGCCAGCCGACGAGCAGGGCCACGATCGTGAGCACGATGACGGTGAGCGTGGTCTGTACGAGGTCGGCCAGAGTACGGCCGGTGAGCACCGCGCCCCGTGCCATCGGCAGGGAGCGGAACCGGTCGATGAGCCCCTTGTGCATGTCGTCCGCGATGCCGGCGCCCGCGCCCGCCGTGGCGAAGGTGACGGTCTGGGCGAAGATGCCCGCCATCAGGAATTCCCGGTACTCGGCGGCGCTGGTCGAGCCGCCGATCACCATCGATCCGCCGAAGACGTAGCTGAACAGCACCACGAACATGACCGGCTGGATGAGCCCGAAGAGAACCATCTCCGGGAAGCTGATCCAGCCATGTCGTCACTCTTGCAGCTCGCGCCATCGCCGTGTTCTCCCAGGTCAGAGGCGGTGAACTCCGGGTCGACCGCCCCGGTCACCAGCATGTGAGGCAGCCGGTAGGAGGGCGGCACAGGCACAGCCGGGAAGCCCTTCAGCGCCTCCAGGGCGGCTTGGTACTCCCCCGTGCTCTGCCAGTGGTGCACGCGCCGGTACAGCGTCGTGTAGCCCCGTCCATCGATCCTTTCGGACCCGCTGTACTCGTTCCACGGCTTCGCGGTGCGCAGCTTCTCCAGCATCACGTCGAAGGCGCCGCGTACGTCCTTCCACTGCCGAGTCCCCGACAGGATGTTCTTGACCTTGTCCCACATCTCGTCCGTCAGGTCGGTGGGGACCGGGGTGCCGGTCTCGCGGTGCCACTCGGTGATCGGGTCGACCAGGCCCTTGTGCCGGGGCACTCCCTTGTCGGTGATGTGCACCTGGATGTCGAGCAGGTCCATCAGGTCGAGCTTCTGCGTCATGGTGAAGTCGCGGGCGGTGTCGATGTTCTCCACGGCCTTGAGGAGATCCCTAGCGCGGTCCTCCTGAGCCTCCGCCTCCTCCAACCACTCGGCGACGCGCTCCTTCTCCTCTGCCAGCTCGTCTTCCTGGGCCGTCAGCTCCGCCTTCAGCTCCTCGACCAGCTTCGCGTCGTCCTGGTCGAAGTCGTCCTCATCCACCGAAGCGAGGAGCAGGGCGATCTTCTTCTTACGCACCTTGCGCTTCTTCTCGATCTGCACGTCCAGCTCGGACAGGCGGCGGCGGTAGGACGCGGCACGGTCGGGGACGGTGCCCAGCCAGCCCTCTACCAGCTCATACAGCTTGGCCTTGTTGTTCAGCAGGCCCTCGATCTCGGACCAGACAGCGGCGTCGACCTCTTCGACCGGCAGTTCCCAGCAGTCCTCGTGTCGGTCGGTGAGCTGGTTGCCCTGCCTTCCGGCCATGCACCGGTAGTAGCGGCCTGCCGTGTTGATGGCACGGCCTTCCGTGACAGACGCGCCGGTCCGGTGGGCGCCACACACGGAGATCAGGCGGTTGGAGAGCAGGTACTTCGAGGCCGCCGCGCTCCGCGTACGGGAGGAGCGCTTCAGGTAGGCGAGCACGGCTTCCGCGCGCTCGTCATCCAGAGCCTTGGGGACGTCGATGCGGAAGGTGGTGGTGATCTCCTCGCCGTCCTCGTTCTGGCCGGCGAAGTTGAACTCGACGTAGCCCTTCAGGCTGGCCTTAATCCGGCCCGAGAGGTTGCCGCCCTCCCAAGGCTTGCCCTGTCGGGTGAGGAAGCCCTTCGAGTTCAGGTGGCGGGCCGCATCCTCGCGGGTCACGGGCTCAGGCGAGTCAAGGACGTAGTCGGCGAAGGCTTCGACCTGCTTGACCTCGGCCGGGTTCAGGACGGGCTCGCCGTCCTCGTCGAGCTTCACGCCGAAGGGGGGCTCGCCCAGCGGCCAGCCACCGGCCGCGAGCTTCGCCATCCGGCCGCCCATGGTCCGCTCAAGGATCAAGGCGTGCTCGACCTCGGCCATGTAGGCAAGAAGGGAGAGCTGGATGCCGAACATGTCGTCGTTGGAGTCGAGGCGGCCATCCGCGGTGACGATCCGGACGCCCTTGTCGCTGACGTCGTAGACCCAGCGGTGGATGTTCTTCATCGTGCGGCCGATGCGGTCCAGCTTGCCGAAGATCACCAGGTCGATCTCACCGGCCATGATGTCGTCAGTCATGCGGTCGACATCTTCGCGGTTAGCCAGCTTGCCGGACACACCACCGTCCACGTATAGGTCGACTATCACGTGCGGGATGTGACGGAGGTAGGCGGAGAGCCAGTTGCGACACTGCTCCTCCTGCGCCTTCAGGCCGTAGCCTTCGAGCTGCTGAGCCGTGGAAACGCGCAGGTAGATAGCTACCCGAACGACGTTCTGAAAGGTCTTCTGTCGAGGCAGGGTCCGCCGCACCATCACATGCTCCTTAAATACACGAAACCCCCGAGCACCAGCTCGGGGGTCTTGCGCTGTGTGTAAGTATGAGTGTAAGTCGTTCAGTCTTGCTTGGGCAACGAGCTAATCAGCAAGCGTGCAAGTCGTGCTCGCTCAGCCTCTGACCACTCGACCTTCCGCCACCTGGATGAAGTACTCACGGAGCCACCCGCCCATGCTTTTCGAAAGCGGCGTGAGTCACGGGCATCTGCTCGGCGAAGTGGGCCTCCATCTGCTCGGCCACCATCTCGATCTCCCGGAGCGGGAAGCTCGGGACCTTCGAGTTCTCCTTGCTCGTCCGCAGGCTGAGGAAGTGCATCAGCGAGCGGGCGTTACAGGTGGCGAAGAACGAGGTGTAGATGCCGACCGGCAGGACGTTGCGCGCTACCTCGCGGGCGATGCCGGCGCGAAGCTGGACCTGGTACGAGGACCAGGCGTGACGGTAAGACTCCTTCGCCACACCCGAGGCGACCATCCACTGAAGGTCAGTGCCGGCCTCGAAGGTGTAGGCGCCGGGCTTGCCCGTCTGGACCAGCTTCCGTTCAGGCGGCGGCAGGTAGAACACGGGGTTCAGCTCTTTGTAGCGCCCGGACTCTTCGTTGTAGCTCCAGCCCGCCCGGTGACGGAAGAACTCCCTCGCTACGAAGATCGGCGACTCGATGTAGAAGCTGAACGAGTTGTGCTCGAACGGGCTCCCGTGCCGGTCCCGCATCAGGAAGTTGATCAGGCCCTTGGTCGAGCCTTGCGCGTCTACGGCCTCCGCTCCGAGCGTGCTCACTCTCGCGGCCTGGGTGACGTCGTAGTCCATGGCGCTGGTGCGTACGGCCTTGACGGTGACATCTGAGCGGGTGGTGATCACGGTGCGACGTCCTTCGTGTGGTGTGCGGCGGGAGTCTTGAGGGCCGGCGCCTGAGCGGGCGAGGCGAGAAGCAGAACGAACAGCAGGGCAAGGGCAAGGACCGTGGAGACCCAACAGGAGCTCCGTCCGACTATCACACTCATGCCGCGAGCACCTCTTCGTAGGCGCGGCGGGACATGCTCGTCATGTGCCACGCGCTGAAGTCGCACTCGTAGACGCGGCCCTCGACCTTCAGGCCGCGGCGCGTGCCCCTGACGTCAGCCCGGCGGGTCCGCTTCGCCTGCGCCCGGCCCATGGCCTTCTCGGCTTCGCCTCGGGAGTCGAACCCGCGCTTCTGGCCGCAGTTGCAGGGCGTCCAGTCGACAGTCTTGAAGCTCATCTCGGTCGTGCTCCTTACTTCTTGCTCTTGGTCTTCGGTGCGTCCTTCACGAACTTGTCGCAGGCGCATCCGTCGAGGTGGCACTGGCCACGACTGGCACCTACCGATGAGTGCATGAACGGGGGGTGGCCGCACTGCGGGTTGTAGCAGTAGCCGGGCCAGCCGGCCTTTCCGTCGTGGTTGGCGAGGGCGATGCCCGAGGACGTCAGGGGGATGACTCGCCCCGTACCGCCGAAGCTCATCTTCTTGGCGAAGGCTTCCGCTTCAGCGGTGGAACCGAAGGGCCCGTAATTCAGGCCCTTCGATCCGTCCGCCCATCGGTGCGTGAGGACCCAGAGGTCTCGCATCTG belongs to Streptomyces finlayi and includes:
- a CDS encoding tetratricopeptide repeat protein; this translates as MRDSHRAEAERLLVRAVEEEARRTGGRSDSGALVARARGALDTMAAGAGEEYAAYVQALDAAAAGQQPLSQRFSRATLGTPLLVTGVAAAAAVGADLALGTATGLAVGAGAVVAVAGAAATVAKVTASHWPAAHRRAGALNQPGGPEQLRLQWLAALEVRGIRPFLDQQRMLSASARPPKKASASVVSQLRGTDRSAAARTRSLLQHSFAQLPDGEGPFAGRRTELAQIAQWVRTARAATETRPTVVVLHGAPGTGRTALAVRAAHALKDQFRGACVVDLRGDVAGETPLPTRDALLHLLNRLGAPREQLLFRERASAEQQVRRLSELYHQHLTGTPVTIVLDDATDAAQVRTLLPERSDSLVLVTAREPLDLPGSVPAWVHQLPVGGLDAAGAEELLREVADEEEGRPYDHPSTNRVVELCGGLPLALRMAGSSLGTRTRGALAADLGAYGPVAPAERAMWLRYTDQSEQARRLLRRLALAGRASLGAAAAAALLATDEQQAERLLSALARSGLLSHVRGSRYRLHDLVRGFALARLLDEEEPAERTTAQERLIQSYAELADAVIRMVDGKMSTRAGQFGAHGFSSLDAALRWLDDESSFITSALRHAEDVDQGAVLHLLGALCDYCLLRGDLYRLGEISELTQAVDKGLLERSVQWRTGIAARQLGELDKARTTLSSVVGLYREAQNDAGAALALCSLGITLHHQGNLTEASARLREALAMQASEEQAEDRAWSLHALAAVERDRANLAEALTLLDMALRLHRAGESLHGEAWSHFQLGQVCLRMGEVARAEDELRTALDLYGRTRDERGTAWALTQLARARLLDGDPAPAVEQLRLALSRHRDNEDARGEAWTRYYLGQALEETGDTDEAVRELELARTMFSRMRDVYGLACARHHSGRVTRDQRAARTGNLRNSGFARQLLVDARADFRRIGVAHGEGWTCLELALIDAGNSRAGQALALCDEAVGLFTSYGDDRGADWARFLRCTLLPYASPGGSEVGTAVAQQELAELLASGHPRRDPKVEDCAESFAVILNRGVDLEDGWQAWRLGLTPARHAREVMGVPLGGAV
- the mca gene encoding mycothiol conjugate amidase Mca; the protein is MTEQLRLMAVHAHPDDESSKGAATMAKYVSEGVDVLVVTCTGGERGSILNPKLQGDAYIEENIHEVRKKEMDEAREILGVEQEWLGFVDSGLPEGDPLPPLPEGCFALEDDETAAGRLVAKIRAFRPQVVTTYDENGGYPHPDHIKTHTITMIAFDGASDTERFPEPAFGPAWTPQKLYYNQGFNRPRTVALHEALLARGLESPYGEWLERWKEFVREERTLTTFVPCDEFFEIRDKALIAHATQIDPEGGWFRVPMDVQREVWPTEEYELAKSLVDTSLPESDLFAGIRDNA
- a CDS encoding DUF4307 domain-containing protein encodes the protein MTAVREAGPDGRYGRSEDQRADRKLKITGAVLGAALVGVIVWIGVDYVGGQGISAELIKSKVVSDDRAEAHLEVRKDRDGGGYCTLRALSEDGNEVARKDFRFDERTDRIDEVVSLRTTARATAVELMACTADGGASR
- the greA gene encoding transcription elongation factor GreA, whose amino-acid sequence is MTQTSDNVTWLTPEAYNQLKAELDHLSGPARTEITVKIAAAREEGDLRENGGYHAAKEEQGKMELRVRQLTQLLEHAKVGEAPADDGVVEPGMIVTIAFDGDPDDTLEFLLASREYASSDLETYSPQSPLGTGVNGKRMGEDAEYELPNGKIARVKILAAKPYKG
- a CDS encoding ABC transporter permease is translated as MVLFGLIQPVMFVVLFSYVFGGSMVIGGSTSAAEYREFLMAGIFAQTVTFATAGAGAGIADDMHKGLIDRFRSLPMARGAVLTGRTLADLVQTTLTVIVLTIVALLVGWRIHEGIPKALGAFALLLLLGYAFSWIGALIGLSVRTPEAATSGGLIWLFPVTFISNAFVPTENMAGWLQPIAEWNPFSATVQACRELFGNPGVSPSDAWPMQHPVLASLLWSVVIILVFRTLAVRKYRSATV
- a CDS encoding recombinase family protein, whose translation is MVRRTLPRQKTFQNVVRVAIYLRVSTAQQLEGYGLKAQEEQCRNWLSAYLRHIPHVIVDLYVDGGVSGKLANREDVDRMTDDIMAGEIDLVIFGKLDRIGRTMKNIHRWVYDVSDKGVRIVTADGRLDSNDDMFGIQLSLLAYMAEVEHALILERTMGGRMAKLAAGGWPLGEPPFGVKLDEDGEPVLNPAEVKQVEAFADYVLDSPEPVTREDAARHLNSKGFLTRQGKPWEGGNLSGRIKASLKGYVEFNFAGQNEDGEEITTTFRIDVPKALDDERAEAVLAYLKRSSRTRSAAASKYLLSNRLISVCGAHRTGASVTEGRAINTAGRYYRCMAGRQGNQLTDRHEDCWELPVEEVDAAVWSEIEGLLNNKAKLYELVEGWLGTVPDRAASYRRRLSELDVQIEKKRKVRKKKIALLLASVDEDDFDQDDAKLVEELKAELTAQEDELAEEKERVAEWLEEAEAQEDRARDLLKAVENIDTARDFTMTQKLDLMDLLDIQVHITDKGVPRHKGLVDPITEWHRETGTPVPTDLTDEMWDKVKNILSGTRQWKDVRGAFDVMLEKLRTAKPWNEYSGSERIDGRGYTTLYRRVHHWQSTGEYQAALEALKGFPAVPVPPSYRLPHMLVTGAVDPEFTASDLGEHGDGASCKSDDMAGSASRRWFSSGSSSRSCSWCCSATSSADRW
- the thyX gene encoding FAD-dependent thymidylate synthase gives rise to the protein MITTRSDVTVKAVRTSAMDYDVTQAARVSTLGAEAVDAQGSTKGLINFLMRDRHGSPFEHNSFSFYIESPIFVAREFFRHRAGWSYNEESGRYKELNPVFYLPPPERKLVQTGKPGAYTFEAGTDLQWMVASGVAKESYRHAWSSYQVQLRAGIAREVARNVLPVGIYTSFFATCNARSLMHFLSLRTSKENSKVPSFPLREIEMVAEQMEAHFAEQMPVTHAAFEKHGRVAP